The Triticum aestivum cultivar Chinese Spring chromosome 7B, IWGSC CS RefSeq v2.1, whole genome shotgun sequence genome window below encodes:
- the LOC123158383 gene encoding F-box protein At2g16450-like — MAMRQEIAATLKQASAWGGVTQTVPSSEAGLPAGSTATPYERRAKTSGNENAFFAHSYMEASLPLLPTATAETAVERLTDDLLVEILSRVPAKSLCRFKCVSNHWLSLIHHPEHRKKLPQTPAGFFYGSAITSEWLLKSPVHFTDFPGRLSPPFDTSCTFLPDHRRVELLDCCNGLLLCRWYDAKF; from the exons ATGGCCATGAGGCAGGAGATCGCGGCCACGTTGAAGCAGGCGTCCGCTTGGGGCGGCGTGACCCAGACCGTGCCCAGCTCCGAGGCAGGGCTACCGGCAGGATCGACGGCGACCCCATACGAGAGGAGAGCGA AAACGAGCGGAAATGAGAATGCCTTCTTTGCTCATTCTTACATGGAAGCAA GTCTTCCCCTTCTTCCCACAGCGACGGCAGAGACGGCGGTCGAGAGACTCACCGATGACCTCCTCGTGGAGATCCTCTCGCGCGTCCCGGCCAAGTCGCTCTGCCGCTTCAAGTGCGTCTCCAACCACTGGCTGAGCCTCATCCACCACCCGGAACACCGCAAGAAGCTCCCCCAGACACCGGCCGGCTTCTTCTACGGCAGCGCCATCACCAGCGAGTGGCTTCTGAAATCCCCTGTCCACTTCACCGATTTCCCGGGGAGACTTTCCCCTCCGTTCGACACCTCTTGCACCTTCCTGCCCGACCATCGGCGCGTCGAACTATTGGACTGCTGCAACGGCCTCCTCCTCTGCCGCTGGTATGACgcaaagttttaa
- the LOC123158956 gene encoding F-box protein At5g07610 has protein sequence MSDPVDTSSPLKKGRTLSRCRYASPHSDGGMAVERLTDDLLVEILARLPVKSLCRFKCVSNHWLALIHHPEHRKKLPQTPAGFFYGSANTSDWLLKSPVRFADFPGRCSPPIDTSCAFLPNHRRVHLLDCCNGLLICRWYVSAQGDEFHYVVCNPATEKWTVLPDSGKPTSEVATTRLGFDPAVSSHFYVFELINEHDQLWDPDIVGVAVYSSETGGWVYKEKKWNADIRIINRQSAPVFLNGYLHFEADCGGISPCLAVVDTKGETWMNIDVPDADALLDGFIQRSQGRLHYANFQQDEDGFTIRLVVYVLENYQSKEWILKHSVDTSYLFGETDSHFRLDQDFEWIAIHPECNMIFFNVGWFITFTCYNMDSGQVKLISGPVDGKPPYMPYVPLYAELQPLHI, from the coding sequence ATGTCCGACCCCGTGGATACCTCTAGCCCACTGAAGAAAGGACGCACCTTGTCTCGTTGCCGGTACGCGTCTCCCCACAGCGACGGCGGGATGGCAGTCGAGAGACTCACCGACGACCTCCTCGTCGAGATCCTCGCGCGTCTCCCGGTCAAGTCGCTCTGCCGCTTCAAGTGCGTCTCCAACCACTGGCTGGCCCTCATCCACCACCCCGAACACCGCAAAAAGCTCCCCCAAACACCGGCCGGCTTCTTCTACGGCAGCGCCAACACCAGCGACTGGCTTCTGAAATCCCCCGTCCGCTTCGCCGATTTCCCGGGAAGATGCTCCCCTCCGATCGACACCTCCTGCGCCTTCCTGCCCAACCACCGGCGCGTCCATCTGCTGGACTGCTGCAACGGCCTCCTCATCTGCCGCTGGTACGTCTCAGCCCAGGGCGATGAGTTCCATTATGTGGTGTGTAATCCTGCCACGGAGAAGTGGACCGTGTTGCCGGACTCCGGCAAGCCCACCAGCGAGGTGGCCACCACACGTTTGGGCTTCGATCCGGCCGTGTCGTCGCATTTCTATGTGTTTGAGTTGATAAATGAGCACGACCAGCTTTGGGACCCTGACATTGTCGGGGTGGCAGTGTATTCCTCTGAAACCGGAGGATGGGTTTACAAGGAGAAGAAATGGAATGCAGACATTAGGATCATTAATCGTCAGTCTGCACCTGTCTTTCTTAACGGCTATCTGCATTTTGAAGCCGATTGTGGTGGGATATCTCCTTGTCTAGCTGTGGTGGACACCAAGGGGGAAACATGGATGAACATTGATGTCCCTGACGCTGACGCTCTGCTTGATGGTTTTATTCAGCGGTCACAGGGTCGCCTGCATTATGCCAATTTTCAGCAAGATGAAGATGGTTTTACCATTCGACTGGTAGTTTATGTTCTCGAGAACTATCAAAGCAAGGAATGGATACTGAAGCATAGCGTTGACACTTCGTACTTATTTGGAGAAACAGATTCTCATTTCCGCCTCGACCAGGATTTTGAATGGATTGCGATTCATCCAGAATGCAACATGATATTCTTCAATGTTGGTTGGTTTATCACATTCACTTGCTATAATATGGATAGCGGGCAAGTCAAGCTGATCTCTGGTCCTGTAGATGGGAAGCCGCCATATATGCCATATGTGCCGTTGTATGCAGAGTTACAGCCGTTGCACATTTGA
- the LOC123161706 gene encoding F-box protein At5g07610 — protein sequence MENGRMSDRIRSPSSPPSGSETAAERLTDDLLVEILSRVPARSLCRFKCVSKHWLGLINDRTYRRKLPQILAGFYDGGQLVDSGVPFTNISGSRHLTYPAFLPSRRKVMVVDCCNGLLLFSSYAGGDHGDELYVVCNPATEEWAELPHPGHSGDVSSINLCFDPAVSPHFHVFLLPAVEVEDQHGYCLTGVHVYSSETGSWVHKEKRWSGNIDVGYDPSFIYLNGYLHFCAIVDDSARQLAAVDKEGGARTDFRVPDDLNVCFIQQSQGCLHYAGFDRGDNDDDVDRLLVYVLKDYDSKEWILKHSVETSHVFGGLHAVSLYENFDWIAIHPECNLIFFTLAWEDITFMCYDMDRGQVKVICNLEESEPPYFPYVPLYEELQSLHK from the exons ATGGAGAACGGACGCATGTCAGACCGGATCAG GTCGCCCTCTTCTCCTCCCAGCGGCAGCGAGACGGCGGCCGAGAGACTCACCGACGACCTCCTCGTCGAGATCCTCTCGCGCGTGCCCGCCAGGTCGCTCTGCCGCTTCAAGTGCGTCTCCAAGCACTGGCTCGGCCTCATCAACGACCGCACCTACCGCCGGAAGCTGCCCCAGATCCTGGCTGGCTTCTACGACGGGGGCCAATTGGTAGATTCAGGTGTTCCTTTCACCAATATCTCGGGAAGCCGCCATCTCACATATCCCGCCTTCCTGCCCAGCCGCCGGAAGGTCATGGTCGTGGACTGCTGCAACGGCCTCCTTCTCTTCTCCTCATACGCTGGTGGCGACCATGGCGACGAGTTATACGTTGTGTGCAATCCCGCCACAGAGGAATGGGCTGAGTTGCCGCATCCCGGTCATTCCGGTGATGTGTCTAGTATAAACTTGTGTTTTGATCCAGCCGTGTCCCCCCATTTCCATGTGTTTTTGTTGCCGGCTGTGGAGGTGGAGGACCAACATGGCTACTGTCTTACCGGAGTGCATGTCTATTCATCTGAAACCGGGAGTTGGGTTCATAAGGAGAAGAGATGGAGCGGCAATATCGATGTCGGTTATGATCCGTCATTTATCTATCTCAATGGTTATCTGCATTTTTGCGCCATTGTTGATGATTCTGCCCGCCAGCTAGCTGCAGTGGACAAGGAGGGGGGAGCAAGGACTGACTTCCGTGTTCCTGATGATCTGAATGTTTGTTTTATTCAGCAGTCACAGGGCTGCCTGCATTATGCTGGTTTTGACAGaggtgacaatgatgatgatgttgatcgaCTGCTAGTTTATGTTCTTAAAGACTATGACAGCAAAGAATGGATACTGAAGCATAGCGTCGAAACTTCACATGTGTTTGGAGGGCTTCATGCAGTCAGCCTTTATGAGAACTTTGATTGGATTGCAATTCATCCAGAATGTAACTTGATCTTCTTCACTCTGGCCTGGGAGGATATCACATTCATGTGCTATGATATGGATCGTGGACAAGTTAAAGTGATCTGCAATCTTGAAGAAAGCGAGCCACCATATTTTCCGTATGTTCCACTATATGAAGAGTTACAATCTTTGCACAAGTGA